From a region of the Bradyrhizobium diazoefficiens genome:
- the nodI gene encoding nodulation factor ABC transporter ATP-binding protein NodI, giving the protein MEPAPVTPADRGAERVSNVAIDFSAVKKSYGEKVVVDQLSFRVASGECFGLLGPNGAGKSTIARLILGMSSPEAGKITVLGEKVPARARLARKRIGVVPQADNLDLEFTVRENLLVFGRYFGMTAKDVEKITPSLLEFARLESKADARVTELSGGMKRRLTLARALINDPEILILDEPTTGLDPHARHLIWERLRALLSRGKTILLTTHFMEEAERLCDRLCVLEAGRKIAEGPPHTLIDEQIGCPVIEVYGGDPNELCALVKPLAQRTEISGETLFCYAPDPEQVLARLRGRTGLRLLQRPPNLEDVFLRLTGREMRD; this is encoded by the coding sequence ATGGAACCGGCGCCGGTCACGCCGGCTGACAGGGGGGCTGAGCGCGTGTCGAATGTTGCGATCGACTTCTCGGCCGTGAAAAAGTCCTATGGCGAGAAGGTGGTCGTCGACCAGCTGTCGTTCAGGGTAGCATCGGGAGAGTGCTTCGGCCTGTTGGGACCGAACGGCGCGGGCAAGAGCACAATTGCGCGTTTGATTCTCGGTATGTCCTCGCCCGAGGCTGGCAAGATAACTGTGCTCGGCGAGAAAGTGCCGGCACGCGCTCGATTGGCGCGCAAGCGCATCGGCGTCGTTCCACAAGCCGACAATCTTGATCTCGAGTTCACCGTCCGTGAAAACCTGCTGGTGTTCGGGCGCTATTTCGGGATGACAGCAAAGGACGTCGAGAAGATCACGCCGTCCCTTCTCGAGTTTGCCCGTCTTGAGAGCAAGGCAGATGCGCGGGTGACCGAACTGTCCGGCGGCATGAAGCGGCGTCTGACGCTGGCGCGGGCGCTCATCAACGATCCGGAGATCCTTATCTTGGATGAGCCGACCACCGGGCTCGATCCGCATGCGCGTCATTTGATTTGGGAGCGGCTGCGCGCGCTGCTGTCGCGCGGCAAGACCATCCTTTTGACGACGCACTTCATGGAGGAGGCGGAGCGATTGTGCGATCGCCTGTGCGTCCTCGAGGCAGGACGCAAGATCGCCGAAGGGCCGCCACACACATTGATCGACGAACAGATCGGTTGCCCAGTCATTGAGGTCTACGGTGGTGACCCGAACGAGCTCTGCGCACTCGTCAAGCCGCTCGCTCAACGCACCGAAATCAGCGGTGAGACGCTCTTTTGCTATGCGCCCGATCCAGAGCAGGTGCTCGCGCGGCTGCGTGGGCGGACCGGGCTGCGTCTGCTTCAGCGGCCGCCGAACCTAGAGGATGTCTTCTTACGGCTGACCGGACGCGAGATGAGGGACTGA
- a CDS encoding ABC transporter permease encodes MWEQYAAALPANGWNWSAVWRRNYMAWRKAALASLLGNLAEPMSALFGLGFGLGLMIGQVDGISYIAFLAAGMVATSAMISATFETVYGAFARMHAQHTWDAILCTELTLGDVVLGELAWAATKAVLAGTGITIVAAALGYAAWPSIPYALPAIALTGVAFASLAMVVIALAPSYDYFVFYQTLFLTPMMYLCGAIFPVTQLPIALQRVAEALPLAHSIDLIRPAMLDRDASGIGLHVGVLCIYTVVAFVVSALLLRRRLMR; translated from the coding sequence ATGTGGGAGCAGTATGCGGCGGCTCTGCCCGCCAACGGGTGGAACTGGAGCGCCGTATGGCGCCGGAATTATATGGCTTGGCGCAAAGCGGCGCTGGCATCGCTGCTTGGCAACCTCGCTGAGCCCATGAGCGCCTTGTTCGGTCTCGGCTTCGGCCTGGGACTGATGATCGGCCAAGTCGATGGCATTTCATACATCGCCTTTCTGGCAGCTGGGATGGTCGCGACAAGCGCGATGATTTCCGCGACCTTTGAAACCGTCTATGGGGCCTTTGCTCGGATGCACGCCCAGCACACCTGGGATGCGATCCTATGCACGGAGCTCACACTTGGCGACGTTGTTCTCGGTGAATTGGCGTGGGCAGCGACAAAAGCCGTTCTGGCCGGGACGGGAATTACGATTGTAGCCGCTGCGCTGGGCTATGCGGCGTGGCCGTCTATCCCTTATGCGCTGCCAGCCATTGCGCTCACGGGTGTTGCCTTCGCCAGTCTCGCCATGGTTGTGATAGCGCTCGCGCCCAGTTACGACTACTTCGTGTTCTATCAGACCCTCTTTCTCACACCCATGATGTACTTGTGCGGCGCAATCTTTCCCGTAACTCAACTGCCTATCGCGCTGCAGCGCGTAGCTGAGGCGTTGCCGCTAGCACATTCGATCGACCTCATTCGGCCGGCAATGCTGGACCGGGACGCCAGCGGCATCGGCCTGCATGTTGGCGTACTTTGCATATACACTGTCGTTGCGTTCGTCGTATCGGCTTTACTGCTTCGCCGCCGCCTGATGCGTTGA
- the nodS gene encoding nodulation methyltransferase NodS: MSLDKNYQLLERELVADDPWRLDANPFERKRYTQMLRMSLSRQNITSALEVGCAAGAFTEMLAPHCKRLTVVDVVPQAISRARRRTEKWSHIGWKVADLQHFSPPERFDLIVVAEVLYYLSDTLEMRAAVDNLAGMLAPGGLVVFGSARDHICRRWGHVAGAETVIAMLNEALVEVERIQCQGEPDNEDCLIASFRRPAA; the protein is encoded by the coding sequence GTGAGCCTAGACAAGAACTATCAGTTGCTGGAACGAGAATTGGTCGCCGATGATCCGTGGCGTCTGGACGCGAATCCGTTCGAGCGGAAGCGATACACGCAAATGCTTCGGATGTCGCTCTCCCGCCAAAACATCACAAGTGCGTTGGAAGTCGGGTGCGCTGCCGGCGCATTCACCGAGATGCTCGCGCCTCACTGCAAACGGCTCACGGTCGTCGACGTCGTGCCGCAGGCTATTAGCCGCGCACGTCGCCGGACGGAAAAATGGTCACACATCGGCTGGAAAGTCGCCGACCTTCAACACTTTTCACCACCAGAGCGATTCGACCTTATTGTTGTAGCAGAAGTCCTCTATTACCTCAGTGACACGCTGGAGATGCGCGCAGCGGTCGACAACTTGGCAGGAATGCTCGCGCCAGGCGGGCTTGTGGTGTTCGGATCGGCGCGCGACCATATCTGCCGACGCTGGGGTCACGTGGCCGGTGCAGAGACGGTCATCGCCATGTTGAATGAAGCGCTGGTCGAGGTCGAGCGTATCCAATGCCAAGGTGAGCCGGATAACGAAGATTGCTTGATCGCCAGCTTTCGGAGGCCGGCTGCATAA
- a CDS encoding sulfotransferase, whose translation MKPERSPEPFVILAMPRSGTHYLEELLNEHPNVVSNGELLNEYDPNWPDKARLLRSDRELLECAYLRHPARSGKTDVTHVGCKINEPQFYDRPGMMAELARWPCLKVVVCRRNPLESLRSLVQARQTGEWLKYSPDSDGKPPPLVSLSLNTCETYFKTTAEFHDRIRQSFASTNILELEYERLLREPHVCLELVWEFLGLPVRSVSGRAKLQRQEVRPLDRTVQNFDELRRQFKQGPYARYFEAVDA comes from the coding sequence TTGAAGCCGGAGCGATCGCCTGAGCCATTCGTTATCCTCGCGATGCCGAGGAGCGGCACCCACTATCTGGAAGAATTACTCAATGAACATCCAAACGTGGTGAGCAATGGGGAATTGCTCAACGAATATGATCCAAATTGGCCCGACAAGGCGCGGCTTCTACGTAGCGATCGGGAGCTTCTGGAGTGTGCCTACTTGCGTCATCCAGCGCGGAGCGGCAAAACCGACGTGACTCATGTCGGGTGCAAGATCAACGAACCTCAGTTTTATGACCGCCCGGGGATGATGGCTGAGCTGGCCCGTTGGCCGTGCCTCAAGGTCGTCGTGTGTCGTAGAAATCCGCTGGAATCGCTCCGCTCGCTCGTGCAGGCGAGGCAAACCGGTGAATGGCTGAAATACAGCCCTGATAGCGACGGCAAGCCACCGCCGCTCGTCAGCCTAAGCCTCAACACCTGCGAAACCTACTTCAAGACCACAGCTGAGTTCCACGACAGGATCAGGCAGTCGTTCGCTTCGACCAACATCCTTGAGCTGGAGTATGAGAGGCTTCTTCGCGAGCCGCATGTGTGCTTGGAATTGGTTTGGGAATTCCTCGGTCTTCCTGTGCGGTCTGTTTCCGGTCGCGCCAAACTTCAGCGCCAGGAAGTGCGACCGCTAGATCGGACCGTACAGAATTTTGATGAGTTGCGTCGCCAATTCAAACAAGGGCCTTACGCAAGGTACTTTGAGGCTGTTGACGCCTAA
- a CDS encoding SDR family oxidoreductase gives MSVDNEGSSFKADKARARRRERKTLLLTGASRGIGYATGKLFSEAGWRIISCARQPIDARRCPWEGASNGHVQLDLSDHRLLPRAVADVKERLAGAPLHALINNAAMSPKTSSGTRLTSLATSIETWMDVFHLNLVAPILLAQGLFAELKAASGSIVNVTSIAGSRVHPFAGSAYATSKAALACLTREMAHDYAPHGIRVNAIAPGEIKTDILSPDTEARVVPHIPLRRVGTPEEVAKAIFFLCSEDASYITGVEVPINGGQHL, from the coding sequence ATGTCGGTTGACAACGAGGGCAGTTCATTCAAAGCCGATAAGGCACGCGCCCGGCGGAGAGAACGAAAGACCCTGCTGCTGACCGGAGCATCGCGTGGGATAGGTTACGCCACCGGAAAGCTGTTTTCGGAAGCCGGCTGGCGTATCATTTCTTGTGCGCGCCAACCGATCGATGCCCGGCGATGCCCTTGGGAGGGCGCATCCAATGGTCATGTCCAGCTCGACCTCAGCGACCATCGCTTACTGCCGCGCGCCGTCGCCGACGTCAAAGAGCGCCTCGCGGGCGCGCCGTTGCACGCCCTGATCAACAATGCAGCGATGTCACCGAAGACGTCGAGCGGCACACGACTAACATCGTTGGCGACCTCGATCGAGACCTGGATGGATGTATTCCATCTCAATTTGGTGGCTCCAATTCTGCTAGCGCAAGGGCTCTTTGCCGAATTGAAGGCCGCGTCTGGATCAATCGTCAACGTGACCTCAATTGCAGGCTCGCGGGTGCACCCCTTCGCTGGCAGCGCATACGCAACTTCGAAAGCCGCTCTTGCGTGTCTCACACGGGAGATGGCTCACGACTATGCGCCGCATGGAATTCGTGTGAATGCGATCGCCCCGGGCGAGATCAAGACGGACATTTTGTCACCAGATACGGAAGCACGGGTCGTACCCCACATTCCGCTGCGCCGGGTGGGGACCCCTGAAGAGGTCGCTAAAGCGATCTTCTTCCTGTGTTCGGAGGACGCCAGTTATATCACCGGCGTCGAAGTGCCGATTAATGGTGGCCAACACCTCTGA
- the nodC gene encoding chitooligosaccharide synthase NodC, which yields MNLLATSSIVAVSSYALLSAIYRSVQTLNALRTQVPTPTDYASETDPLPSVDVIVPCFNEDPRTLSACLESIASQDYEGQVRVYVVDDGSDNRRYLWPVQDTYADDPRFNFMWLGKNVGKRKAQIAALHRSSGDLVLNVDSDTTIAVDVVTRLVRKMQDPAVGAVMGQLTASNRSGTWLTRLIDMEYWLACNEERLAEARFGAVLCCCGPCAMYRRSALNLVLHEYETQYFRGKPSDFGEDRHLTILMLAAGFRTEYVPDAIAATVVPDRLVPYLRQQLRWARSTFRDTGLALPLLPRLDFYITLDIVGQNLLPLLLGVSILTALAQIAVTSEVPWPTMLIIAFMTMVRCSLAAFRTRQLRFLAFALHKPISMFLLLPVKAYALCTLSNSDWLSRKFANMPDSGEGQASAPRQSARLDASGHSGIAPSMGETATRAHAFDVDGT from the coding sequence ATGAATCTGCTTGCAACATCAAGCATTGTCGCCGTGTCGTCCTATGCGCTGCTGTCCGCCATCTACAGGAGCGTGCAGACCCTCAACGCGCTCCGAACACAGGTGCCGACCCCGACCGACTACGCTTCAGAGACGGACCCGCTGCCGAGCGTCGATGTGATCGTGCCCTGCTTTAATGAAGACCCGCGCACGCTGTCGGCGTGCCTGGAGTCGATCGCAAGCCAAGACTACGAAGGGCAGGTGCGGGTATACGTAGTCGATGACGGCTCGGACAATCGTAGATACCTGTGGCCCGTGCAGGACACCTATGCAGATGATCCACGGTTCAACTTCATGTGGCTGGGAAAGAATGTTGGCAAGCGCAAAGCGCAAATTGCAGCGCTGCACCGCTCGTCCGGCGATCTGGTTCTCAATGTCGATTCCGATACGACCATCGCCGTCGACGTGGTGACCAGGCTTGTACGGAAGATGCAAGATCCAGCGGTTGGCGCTGTCATGGGGCAGCTCACAGCCAGCAATCGAAGCGGCACTTGGCTGACCAGGCTGATAGATATGGAGTACTGGCTGGCCTGTAATGAAGAGCGTTTGGCGGAAGCTCGCTTCGGAGCCGTCTTGTGTTGCTGCGGCCCGTGCGCCATGTATCGCCGATCGGCGCTCAATTTGGTCCTTCACGAGTACGAGACGCAGTATTTTCGAGGAAAGCCAAGCGACTTCGGCGAGGATCGCCATCTCACGATCCTGATGCTCGCGGCCGGATTTCGAACTGAGTACGTTCCTGACGCGATCGCAGCAACCGTCGTTCCGGATAGGCTGGTGCCATATCTGCGTCAACAATTGCGGTGGGCACGCAGTACCTTCCGGGACACGGGGCTTGCGCTACCCCTGCTGCCAAGGCTCGACTTCTACATCACGCTGGACATTGTCGGGCAGAACCTCCTGCCGCTTCTGCTCGGCGTTTCAATACTGACCGCGCTTGCGCAAATCGCAGTTACGAGCGAGGTGCCGTGGCCGACAATGCTGATCATCGCGTTCATGACCATGGTTCGCTGCAGCCTGGCAGCATTTCGGACCCGACAGCTTCGCTTTCTCGCTTTCGCCCTGCATAAGCCGATCAGCATGTTCCTGCTACTTCCTGTGAAGGCATATGCGTTGTGTACATTGAGCAACAGCGACTGGTTGTCGCGCAAGTTCGCCAATATGCCGGATTCAGGTGAAGGCCAGGCCAGCGCGCCGAGGCAGAGCGCCAGGTTAGATGCCTCAGGCCATTCGGGTATTGCACCGTCGATGGGCGAAACGGCTACACGTGCACATGCTTTTGACGTTGACGGTACCTGA
- a CDS encoding Fic family protein has protein sequence MENTPKYLFSGPVTTFHGSRLPERAILVGYAALIDAISLKVPMPRTLSAVGPRHKAYQQDGWQIYTPRHAPPTSLEGHLTFALKYEGLDLLVLKALFQATGPEPIEAMVRGTPTGTYARRSWFLYEWLLGKTLDLPAAEKGTYVQVVDPDLQWTAAAVTSTRHRVKSNLPGTPSFCPMIFRTETLREFTKRSLPARAREVIADLPADVLARTAAFLLLKDSRSSFEIEGEHPPQERIQRWGRAIGEAGRKPIDLDELLRLQRIVIGDDRFVLLGLRNEGGFVGDRDRDSGTPLPDHISARHEDLPSLIEGLVAFDRQAAPDLDAVLAAAVLAFGFIYIHPFADGNGRLHRYLIHHILAERGFNPPGMVFPVSAAILDRINDYRRTLESYSARLLPFIKWEPTDKGNVRVLNETADFYRFFDATPHAEFLYECVARTIDIDLPAEARYLEAYDTFRRSVTEIVDMPDGTVDLLFRFLRQNTGVLSKRGREKEFAKLTDDEIAKVEASYRNAFPK, from the coding sequence ATGGAAAATACCCCTAAATATCTTTTTTCAGGGCCTGTCACGACTTTTCACGGCTCGAGGCTGCCCGAACGCGCCATACTGGTGGGATACGCGGCGCTGATCGACGCCATCAGCTTGAAAGTTCCGATGCCGCGCACGCTATCCGCCGTCGGCCCGCGCCATAAGGCATACCAGCAAGACGGTTGGCAGATTTACACGCCACGCCACGCGCCGCCGACCAGCCTTGAAGGACATCTGACCTTCGCCCTCAAATACGAAGGGCTGGACCTGCTGGTCCTCAAAGCCCTGTTTCAAGCAACCGGACCAGAGCCGATCGAGGCCATGGTCAGGGGCACGCCGACCGGCACCTATGCCCGACGGAGTTGGTTTCTGTACGAGTGGCTGCTCGGCAAGACCCTCGATCTGCCGGCTGCAGAGAAGGGCACTTACGTGCAGGTTGTCGATCCCGATCTGCAATGGACAGCAGCCGCGGTTACCTCCACGCGTCACCGCGTCAAAAGCAATTTGCCTGGGACGCCATCCTTCTGCCCGATGATCTTCCGGACAGAGACCTTACGTGAATTCACCAAACGGAGCCTGCCGGCGCGCGCACGTGAAGTTATTGCCGACTTGCCCGCCGACGTGCTGGCGCGCACGGCCGCCTTCCTGCTGCTAAAGGACTCGCGCTCAAGCTTTGAGATCGAAGGCGAGCATCCGCCGCAGGAGCGCATTCAACGCTGGGGTAGAGCCATTGGCGAAGCCGGGCGCAAGCCGATCGACCTTGACGAACTGCTGCGCCTGCAACGCATCGTCATCGGCGACGATCGCTTTGTGCTGCTGGGCCTGCGCAACGAGGGGGGCTTTGTGGGCGACCGGGACCGCGACTCTGGCACACCCTTGCCGGACCATATCAGCGCAAGGCACGAGGACCTGCCGTCCTTGATCGAGGGGCTGGTCGCGTTCGACCGCCAGGCAGCGCCGGATCTGGACGCGGTCCTTGCCGCCGCAGTCCTCGCCTTCGGGTTTATCTATATCCACCCGTTCGCGGACGGCAACGGCCGGCTGCACCGATATCTGATCCATCATATTCTGGCGGAACGCGGCTTTAATCCGCCGGGCATGGTGTTTCCAGTCTCCGCCGCTATCCTGGATCGCATCAACGATTACCGGCGCACTCTTGAAAGCTATTCGGCCCGCCTGCTGCCCTTCATCAAATGGGAGCCGACAGACAAAGGGAATGTTCGGGTCCTCAATGAGACGGCCGATTTCTATCGCTTTTTCGACGCCACGCCTCACGCCGAATTCCTCTATGAATGCGTGGCAAGGACGATCGATATCGATTTGCCGGCAGAAGCCAGATATCTGGAAGCTTACGACACCTTCAGGCGTAGCGTGACGGAGATCGTCGACATGCCAGACGGCACCGTCGACCTGTTGTTTCGCTTCCTGCGCCAGAACACGGGTGTTCTGTCGAAACGTGGCCGCGAGAAAGAATTTGCCAAACTGACGGACGATGAGATCGCCAAGGTCGAGGCGAGTTACAGGAATGCGTTTCCTAAGTAA